In one Brassica napus cultivar Da-Ae unplaced genomic scaffold, Da-Ae ScsIHWf_1458;HRSCAF=2049, whole genome shotgun sequence genomic region, the following are encoded:
- the LOC106372838 gene encoding uncharacterized protein LOC106372838, whose product MVKQISLEEEKENCPLITTKIVEYLQPVMCQELLCKFPDNSAFGFDYTQSSLWSPFLPRNYASPSDLNSDSCVCRNLELGEFQEGKKMIKISMNKKMKKSKLVKLDMSLIKNEDSPNSGCFPFHTKGWDGVLKAASKHFKKSKKKRDPIADVKLLNFCNC is encoded by the exons atggtGAAGCAAATAAGTctagaagaagagaaggagaactGTCCTCTTATAACAACAAAAATAGTTGAATACTTGCAACCTGTAATGTGTCAAGAGCTACTCTGCAAGTTTCCAGACAACTCTGCATTCGGATTCGACTACACGCAGAGCTCTCTCTGGTCTCCTTTCTTGCCTCGAAACTACGCAAGCCCTTCCGATCTGAACTCAGACAGTTGCGTTTGTCGTAACCTTGAACTCGGAGAGTTTCAAGAAGGCAAGAAGATGATCAAGATTTCaatgaacaagaaaatgaagaagagtaAGTTAGTGAAACTAGACATGtctttgataaagaatgaagaTTCTCCTAATAGCGGCTGTTTTCCTTTTCATACTAAG GGATGGGATGGTGTGTTAAAGGCAGCTTCAAAACACTTCAAGAAgtcaaaaaagaagagagatcCAATCGCTGATGTCAAGCTTCTCAACTTCTGCAATTgctga